The following are encoded in a window of Plasmodium cynomolgi strain B DNA, chromosome 4, whole genome shotgun sequence genomic DNA:
- a CDS encoding hypothetical protein (putative): MIDSCPSSALNEFRLSEEQIIENFTRNRNGSKQDAPQLLCAPKRDDDPLNEYPYPRPPDEVEKRRMPVLAPGRGLPPADRVTLNCNNFDDPRGTDYPVESLLRKIRNLENEKKYLLKSLENKKNVELEYRKALETQAAFVSAENKKSQFYENEWLHMKSQEHSFMTSGRAPLRQTLELFYEDDDLYKKLGSLTSTQEIFIANLIEDHKDLARERNSISRKYQEAVDANFQLYQQNEMLKAQNINLVERNKDAIDHQMEKNLVALNTSLIHVQKENIQLKETVDQYTQLIENIEKCSEVNTEKSLVNSIKEELNKFKKYLQI; this comes from the exons ATGATTGACTCGTGCCCAAGTAGCGCTTTAAACGAGTTCCGCTTAAGTGAAGAGCAGATCATCGAAAATTTCACGCGCAACCGAAATGGTTCGAAGCAGGACGCGCCACAGTTGTTGTGTGCCCCCAAGAGGGACGATGATCCCCTGAATGAATACCCTTACCCGCGCCCACCTGACGAGGTGGAAAAACGCAGAATGCCAGTCCTTGCACCTGGCAGAGGTCTTCCCCCTGCGGATCGCGTCACACTTAACTGCAACAATTTCG ATGACCCCCGCGGGACGGACTACCCCGTTGAAAGCCTGCTACGCAAAATAAGGAActtggaaaatgaaaaaaaatacctactGAAGTCTttggagaataaaaaaaacgtggaatTGGAGTATAGGAAGGCGCTCGAGACACAG GCCGCATTCGTCAGCGCAGAGAATAAAAAGTCCCAGTTCTACGAAAACGAATGGCTGCACATGAAGTCGCAAGAGCACTCGTTCAT GACTTCCGGGAGAGCCCCCCTGAGGCAGACGCTGGAGTTGTTTTACGAAGATGATGACCTGTACAAG AAATTGGGAAGCCTCACCAGCACCCAGGAAATCTTCATCGCTAACTTGATCGAGGACCATAAGGACTTGGCGCGGGAAAGGAATTCCATTTCGAGGAAGTACCAGGAGGCCGTG GACGCCAACTTCCAACTCTATCAACAGAACGAAATGCTCAAAGCGCAAAATATAAACCTCGTGGAAAGGAACAAAGACGCGATAGATCACCAAATG gaaaaaaacttAGTCGCGCTGAATACCTCGCTCATTCATGTCCAGAAGGAGAACATCCAACTCAAGG AAACAGTAGACCAATACACACAGCTCATCGAGAACATAGAAAAATGCTCCGAAGTAAATACAGAGAAGTCCCTA GTGAATTCCATCAAGGAGGAGTTGAacaagtttaaaaaatatttgcaaataTGA